From Corallococcus soli, a single genomic window includes:
- a CDS encoding head GIN domain-containing protein gives MRIAPLSVLVACCLSTAACTAHAEDAKTPPSQGTGETRQVEDFHGVSVGHGMHAQVKVGPKSVRLEGPAESLSRIRLVVEDGILTTRIERKGLWGGLNGRVRLIVSSPRIDQVEASGGSHMEAEATAADEFEAEASGGAEITVRGVDAKKVDAEASGGAQVTLIGRAEHVDAEVSGGSQLHARELQGVKSLDVDASGGAIVEADAPSSVSGEASGGSVISLSVRPQNSKLEVSGGSRIDSKR, from the coding sequence ATGAGGATCGCCCCGCTGTCCGTGCTCGTCGCCTGCTGCCTCTCCACCGCCGCCTGTACCGCCCACGCGGAGGACGCCAAGACCCCTCCCAGCCAAGGCACCGGTGAGACGCGCCAGGTGGAGGACTTCCACGGCGTCTCCGTGGGCCACGGCATGCACGCCCAGGTGAAGGTGGGCCCCAAGTCCGTCCGCCTGGAAGGCCCCGCCGAGTCCCTGTCCCGCATCCGGCTGGTCGTGGAGGACGGCATCCTCACCACGCGGATCGAACGCAAGGGGCTCTGGGGTGGCCTGAACGGCCGGGTGCGCCTCATCGTGTCCTCGCCCCGCATCGACCAGGTGGAGGCCAGCGGCGGCAGCCACATGGAGGCCGAAGCCACCGCGGCGGACGAGTTCGAGGCCGAGGCCAGCGGCGGCGCCGAAATCACCGTGCGCGGCGTGGACGCGAAGAAGGTGGACGCGGAGGCCAGCGGCGGCGCCCAGGTGACGCTCATCGGCCGCGCGGAGCATGTGGACGCCGAGGTCAGCGGCGGCTCCCAGCTCCATGCCCGCGAGCTCCAGGGCGTGAAGAGCCTGGACGTGGACGCGAGCGGCGGCGCCATCGTGGAGGCGGATGCCCCCAGCAGCGTCTCCGGCGAGGCGTCCGGCGGCAGCGTCATCAGCCTGTCCGTGCGCCCCCAGAACTCCAAGCTCGAAGTCAGCGGCGGCTCCCGCATCGACTCCAAGCGCTGA
- a CDS encoding protein kinase domain-containing protein, with amino-acid sequence MAGTTLTLTPDGFRGRVLGKYEVLCRLSTGGMAEIFLAAQKGLAGFRKMVVLKQILPDIRGEEEFVRMFLDEAKVTAAFNHPHIAHVYDLDVADGELFLAMEFVPGATLVEVARACRSAHEPIPMGLSLMAVRDTAVALNYAHAFTDPLGQPSPVVHRDVAEKNIMVTYEGVTKLLDFGIAKSLARAGRTAVGMVKGTSGYMSPEQIMGDPLDARSDLFSLGVVLHECLTGMRLFYAKSADAMMNAVLSGEVTPPSRVNKEIPPELDAIVLKALAKRREDRYGTTLEFARAIERAVGPRIWHPEQSSELMMRLFSERRDQTRLLLMSGQATGNGSSSETQVAQVLARGAELPEPAIPGLPQGVSTPPRAPTPVAPSKPPAPARASPPTSAPVRRNTTEELVARKTAAAPAPSRRVSPPTPEPLRSQSHDALSGKSDDSEAGVRTQPALAPVVLDPLLRITPSTVETSPGYVEGETILTPMSRVATPPAEDPRARGSREPPTFVTPEEPRARAGRDAANGAEDARPKPPREAVNGSAEDPRSRPSRDAASGSADDSRARSTRDAANGSTEDNRARSARDAANGSTEDNRARSARDAASGSADDNRSRSARDAASGSAEDNRSRPSRNGSAEDSRPRPPRDAVNSGAEDARGRSARDAASSAPEDSRPRPPRASTQDSMRVTLPHNAMPATLNDNETSISRAPNRPPEEAPENTPAVRRAASSRRKQSTPPTRSNGARASGRTADPQDLPPDEATPRRGRGALIAACVVFLALAGLGTTVALGWDGGRVGALWNSVLGRNPSGKSSTTSPPPIAEPTPQAQEPEPTEPAAPPPTPEPSTALAGAPTEPSDTEPSAPLAEGDSPDLVAADDAQAEKKKPTPVRRVKRDADATAAPVRKPRPATTDTAQDETPDASEAAAPQGFLTLVTEPSARVSLGGRSLGETPLTKVALPVGRHTLKLMDGTGRPLKLLVEIKPDDTTSVRVPLEMLANP; translated from the coding sequence ATGGCTGGGACGACGCTCACGCTCACTCCGGACGGGTTCCGCGGCCGGGTGTTGGGCAAGTACGAGGTGCTCTGCCGCCTGTCCACGGGCGGGATGGCGGAGATTTTCCTCGCGGCCCAGAAGGGCCTCGCCGGCTTTCGCAAGATGGTGGTGCTGAAGCAGATCCTCCCCGACATCCGCGGCGAGGAGGAGTTCGTCCGGATGTTCCTGGACGAGGCCAAGGTGACGGCCGCCTTCAACCACCCCCACATCGCGCACGTCTACGACCTGGACGTGGCGGACGGGGAGCTGTTCCTCGCGATGGAGTTCGTGCCCGGCGCCACCCTGGTGGAGGTGGCCCGCGCCTGCCGCAGCGCCCACGAGCCCATCCCCATGGGCCTGAGCCTGATGGCGGTGCGCGACACCGCGGTGGCGCTCAACTACGCGCACGCCTTCACGGATCCGCTCGGCCAGCCCTCCCCCGTGGTGCACCGGGACGTGGCCGAGAAGAACATCATGGTGACGTACGAAGGCGTCACCAAGCTGCTCGACTTCGGCATCGCCAAGAGCCTGGCCCGCGCGGGCCGCACCGCCGTGGGCATGGTGAAGGGCACCAGCGGCTACATGTCGCCGGAGCAGATCATGGGCGATCCGCTGGACGCCCGCAGCGACCTGTTCAGCCTGGGCGTGGTGCTGCACGAGTGCCTCACCGGCATGCGCCTGTTCTACGCGAAGAGCGCTGACGCGATGATGAACGCGGTGCTGAGCGGAGAGGTGACGCCGCCCTCGCGCGTGAACAAGGAGATTCCCCCGGAGCTGGACGCCATCGTCCTCAAGGCGCTCGCGAAGCGGCGCGAGGACCGCTACGGCACCACGCTGGAGTTCGCCCGCGCCATCGAGCGCGCGGTGGGCCCGCGCATCTGGCACCCGGAGCAGAGCAGCGAATTGATGATGCGCCTGTTCTCCGAGCGCCGTGACCAGACCCGCCTGCTGCTCATGAGCGGTCAGGCGACCGGGAACGGCTCCTCCAGCGAGACGCAGGTGGCGCAGGTGCTGGCCCGGGGCGCGGAGCTGCCCGAGCCCGCCATCCCCGGCCTGCCGCAGGGCGTCTCCACGCCGCCGCGCGCGCCCACGCCCGTGGCCCCGTCGAAGCCGCCCGCGCCGGCCAGGGCTTCACCGCCCACGAGTGCACCGGTCCGTCGCAACACCACGGAAGAGCTTGTCGCGCGCAAGACGGCAGCCGCGCCGGCTCCCTCGCGCCGGGTGTCGCCGCCCACGCCGGAGCCGCTCCGCTCGCAGTCCCATGATGCGCTGAGCGGGAAGTCCGACGACTCCGAAGCCGGCGTGCGCACCCAGCCGGCCCTGGCGCCGGTGGTGTTGGATCCGCTCCTGCGCATCACGCCGTCCACCGTCGAGACCTCTCCCGGCTACGTCGAGGGAGAGACGATCCTCACGCCCATGTCCCGCGTGGCCACGCCACCCGCCGAGGACCCCAGGGCCCGAGGCTCCCGCGAACCTCCCACCTTCGTGACTCCGGAAGAACCGCGTGCCCGCGCCGGACGCGATGCCGCGAATGGCGCCGAGGACGCACGACCGAAGCCGCCTCGTGAGGCCGTCAACGGATCCGCCGAAGACCCACGCTCCCGTCCCTCGCGCGACGCCGCGAGTGGATCCGCTGACGACAGCCGTGCCCGCTCCACACGCGACGCCGCTAACGGATCCACCGAAGACAACCGTGCCCGCTCCGCGCGCGATGCCGCTAACGGATCCACCGAAGACAACCGTGCCCGCTCCGCGCGCGATGCCGCGAGTGGATCCGCTGACGACAACCGCTCCCGCTCCGCACGCGACGCCGCGAGCGGATCCGCCGAAGACAACCGTTCCCGGCCTTCACGCAACGGCTCCGCTGAAGACTCGCGCCCCCGGCCGCCCCGCGACGCGGTGAACAGCGGCGCCGAGGACGCACGGGGCCGTTCCGCACGGGACGCCGCGAGCAGCGCCCCCGAGGACTCCCGGCCCCGGCCCCCGCGTGCCTCCACGCAGGACAGCATGCGCGTCACCCTGCCGCACAACGCGATGCCGGCGACGCTCAACGACAACGAAACCTCCATCTCCCGCGCGCCGAACCGGCCCCCGGAAGAAGCACCGGAGAACACGCCCGCGGTCCGCCGCGCGGCATCGTCCCGTCGCAAGCAGTCCACGCCCCCCACCCGCTCCAACGGGGCGCGCGCCTCCGGCCGGACGGCCGACCCCCAAGACCTTCCTCCGGATGAGGCCACCCCCCGTCGCGGTCGTGGCGCGCTCATCGCGGCCTGCGTCGTGTTCCTCGCGCTCGCGGGCCTCGGCACCACCGTGGCGCTCGGCTGGGATGGCGGACGGGTCGGCGCGCTGTGGAACTCGGTGCTCGGGCGGAACCCGTCCGGGAAGTCCTCCACAACTTCTCCACCGCCCATCGCGGAGCCAACGCCCCAGGCGCAAGAGCCCGAGCCGACCGAACCGGCCGCCCCACCGCCGACGCCGGAGCCGTCCACCGCCCTCGCCGGCGCCCCGACCGAGCCCTCCGACACCGAGCCCTCCGCCCCCCTGGCCGAAGGCGACAGCCCGGACCTCGTAGCCGCCGACGACGCCCAGGCGGAGAAGAAGAAGCCCACCCCGGTGCGCCGGGTGAAGCGTGACGCTGACGCGACCGCCGCCCCGGTCCGCAAGCCCCGCCCGGCCACCACCGACACCGCTCAGGACGAGACCCCGGACGCCTCCGAAGCCGCCGCACCCCAGGGCTTCCTGACGCTCGTCACCGAACCCTCGGCGCGGGTGTCGCTGGGTGGCCGCTCGCTCGGGGAGACGCCCCTCACCAAGGTCGCCCTCCCGGTAGGCAGGCACACCCTGAAGCTCATGGATGGCACCGGCCGGCCCCTGAAGCTCCTCGTGGAGATCAAACCCGACGACACCACGTCTGTCCGGGTTCCCCTGGAGATGCTGGCCAATCCCTGA
- a CDS encoding PIN domain-containing protein, which produces MIHAPFPVVLDANVLIPLSVCDTLLSAAHEGLIQIHWTELILEETRRNLVKALGLSEEKATRRVAAMKAAFPEAMVTGHEGLIASMTNSEKDRHVLAAAVHVGAQTLVTSNLRDFRQKHLPATLQAQAPDTFLQHLLSQAPETVLEMLRAQAEALRNPPISLMKLLDGLARSVPVFAGEVRALLPSSFTNP; this is translated from the coding sequence GTGATTCATGCCCCGTTCCCGGTCGTCCTCGATGCGAACGTCCTGATTCCCCTCTCGGTCTGCGACACGTTGCTGAGCGCGGCCCATGAGGGCCTCATCCAGATTCACTGGACGGAGCTCATCCTCGAAGAGACCCGTCGCAACCTCGTCAAGGCACTCGGCCTTTCGGAGGAGAAGGCCACCCGGCGCGTGGCCGCCATGAAGGCCGCCTTTCCCGAAGCCATGGTGACGGGCCACGAAGGACTCATCGCCTCCATGACCAACTCGGAGAAGGACCGGCACGTCCTCGCCGCCGCCGTGCATGTCGGTGCCCAGACCCTCGTCACGAGCAACCTGCGTGACTTCAGGCAGAAACACCTGCCCGCGACCCTCCAGGCCCAGGCGCCTGACACCTTCCTTCAACACCTGCTCAGCCAGGCTCCGGAGACGGTGCTGGAAATGCTCAGGGCCCAGGCCGAGGCCCTGCGCAATCCACCCATCTCCCTGATGAAGCTCCTGGACGGATTGGCTCGCAGCGTCCCGGTCTTCGCCGGTGAGGTCCGCGCGCTGTTGCCCTCCTCCTTCACGAACCCGTGA
- a CDS encoding helix-turn-helix domain-containing protein, which yields MTSPTADALPPRASEPVAASDVSLEQVRKLAQLITRELSEKGGGHPLFSLLGPNHESVPLPTDVLTLMQQLLAILASGDAVTVVPVHKELTTQQAANLLNVSRQYLVQLLDEGRIPFHRTGTHRRVYSKDVLEYRSRQKSDRRARLDAMMRESQDAGGYPELE from the coding sequence ATGACTTCACCGACCGCTGATGCCCTTCCGCCTCGTGCCTCGGAGCCCGTGGCCGCCAGTGACGTGTCGTTGGAGCAGGTGCGGAAGCTGGCGCAGCTCATCACCCGGGAGCTGAGCGAGAAGGGGGGCGGACATCCGCTCTTCTCACTGCTGGGCCCCAACCATGAATCCGTGCCCCTGCCGACGGATGTGCTGACGCTGATGCAGCAACTGCTGGCCATCCTCGCGTCGGGTGATGCGGTCACCGTGGTTCCCGTCCACAAGGAGCTCACGACCCAGCAGGCCGCGAACCTGCTCAACGTGTCACGGCAGTACCTGGTGCAACTGCTCGACGAGGGTCGGATTCCCTTCCACCGCACGGGCACCCACCGGCGCGTGTACAGCAAGGACGTCCTCGAATATCGCTCGCGACAGAAGTCCGACCGCCGCGCCCGGCTCGACGCGATGATGCGGGAGAGTCAGGACGCCGGGGGCTATCCCGAACTCGAATGA
- a CDS encoding ribonuclease R family protein — MDTSASPRTVTGRVDVHPRGFGFLTVQKPGAPEVLSAFITPPDLNPLFAGDIVSATVTASAEGRWTASGLSLVERSRTVVYGEVVSRRGAFFLRIDKEVSNTEWPLDPGTTPIQANDAVVARIADGKVVLLYKLEPGADRSLERVIARHGLHRDFPQEVVAEALRAREVPHALGTRRDLRAIPTVTVDAPSTRDIDDAISVLPAGPDGAVRLLVSIADVGESVKEGSALDLEARARATSVYLAGRVLPMLPEELSSHWLSLVPDQERHCLTVELRIDPDGRVTSADVYESLIRSWARLNYDEVAEFLDDGTVSPAMESVREAMPWFRLAAARLAVSRAARGGMVMSRDEARFTFDTATGAVSGLAGEKDTSAHGMIERFMVAANEAMAMWLMTRGVPTVFRVHEQPDPQRVADVNAFALHSGFAAGFGAQLTPLALAAFDRQISGAKAEPALRSVLRRSLGPSRYTVKPGPHFGLAAPLYLHFTSPIRRYADLAVHRLIKAYLQGRRDFVHEDPEVELLAQHINLRARSANRAEVDRHHELEARFMATRIGQQFPARIVRVKPFGLVTQLDGMWVEGMVPADGLAGGPYRPDARELSMVGATRTFTVGMPVKVKVVSTDEQLGRVEFSLVE, encoded by the coding sequence ATGGACACCTCCGCCTCCCCGCGCACCGTCACCGGCCGCGTCGACGTGCATCCCCGTGGTTTCGGCTTCCTCACCGTGCAGAAGCCCGGTGCCCCCGAGGTGCTGTCCGCGTTCATCACGCCCCCGGACCTGAACCCCCTCTTCGCGGGCGACATCGTCTCCGCCACCGTGACGGCCTCCGCCGAAGGCCGGTGGACCGCGTCCGGCCTGTCGCTCGTGGAGCGCTCGCGCACCGTCGTCTACGGCGAGGTGGTGTCACGCCGGGGCGCCTTCTTCCTGCGCATCGACAAGGAGGTCTCCAACACCGAGTGGCCCCTGGACCCGGGCACCACCCCCATCCAGGCCAATGACGCTGTCGTCGCCCGCATCGCGGACGGCAAGGTCGTGCTGCTCTACAAACTGGAGCCCGGCGCCGACCGCTCCCTGGAGCGCGTCATCGCCCGCCACGGCCTGCACCGCGACTTCCCCCAGGAGGTCGTCGCCGAGGCCCTCCGCGCCCGGGAAGTCCCCCACGCCCTGGGCACCCGCCGCGACCTGCGCGCCATCCCCACCGTCACCGTGGACGCGCCCTCCACCCGCGACATCGACGACGCCATCTCCGTGCTGCCCGCGGGCCCTGACGGCGCCGTGCGCCTGCTCGTGTCCATCGCGGACGTGGGCGAGTCCGTGAAGGAGGGCAGCGCCCTGGACCTGGAGGCCCGCGCCCGCGCCACCAGCGTGTACCTGGCCGGCCGCGTGCTCCCCATGCTCCCGGAGGAGCTGTCCTCGCACTGGCTCAGCCTCGTGCCCGACCAGGAGCGCCACTGCCTCACCGTGGAGCTGCGAATCGACCCCGACGGCCGCGTCACCTCCGCGGACGTCTATGAGAGCCTCATCCGCTCCTGGGCCCGGCTGAACTACGACGAGGTCGCGGAGTTCCTGGACGACGGCACCGTGTCCCCCGCCATGGAGTCCGTGCGCGAGGCCATGCCCTGGTTCCGGCTGGCGGCGGCCCGCCTCGCCGTGTCCCGCGCGGCCCGGGGCGGCATGGTGATGTCCCGCGACGAGGCGCGCTTCACCTTCGACACCGCCACCGGCGCCGTGTCCGGCCTCGCCGGGGAGAAGGACACCTCCGCGCACGGGATGATCGAGCGCTTCATGGTCGCCGCCAACGAGGCCATGGCCATGTGGCTGATGACGCGCGGCGTGCCCACCGTGTTCCGCGTGCACGAACAGCCCGACCCGCAGCGCGTGGCGGACGTGAACGCGTTCGCGCTGCACTCGGGGTTCGCGGCCGGCTTCGGCGCACAGCTGACGCCCCTGGCCCTGGCCGCGTTCGACCGGCAGATCTCCGGCGCGAAGGCGGAGCCCGCGCTGCGCTCCGTGCTGCGCCGCTCACTGGGCCCGTCCCGCTACACCGTGAAGCCCGGCCCGCACTTCGGCCTGGCCGCGCCCCTGTACCTGCACTTCACGTCCCCCATCCGCCGGTACGCGGACCTCGCCGTGCACCGGCTCATCAAGGCGTACCTCCAGGGCCGCCGTGACTTCGTGCACGAGGACCCGGAGGTCGAGCTGCTCGCCCAGCACATCAACCTGCGCGCCCGCTCCGCCAACCGCGCGGAGGTGGACCGCCACCACGAGCTGGAGGCCCGCTTCATGGCCACCCGCATCGGGCAGCAGTTCCCGGCGCGCATCGTGCGTGTGAAGCCCTTTGGCCTCGTCACGCAACTGGATGGCATGTGGGTGGAGGGCATGGTGCCCGCGGACGGCCTCGCCGGCGGCCCCTACCGCCCCGACGCGCGCGAGCTGTCCATGGTGGGCGCCACGCGGACCTTCACCGTGGGCATGCCGGTGAAGGTCAAGGTCGTCTCCACCGACGAACAGCTGGGCCGCGTGGAGTTCTCCCTGGTGGAGTGA
- a CDS encoding SH3 domain-containing protein gives MKTSLLAVLSSAVLLAAAPAGAQPGATNDAPVKSSSVDLDGDGKPEAVSLTPGADGKFTLKVGATTLQGNAAGNEVSGFTVVDLDTGDTWKELLVHSVGDVDDDHRFFLYGYDGRGVKALGDVRALTEAKGNGIVLVDTWMGFWHRREKYALDRKAWKLNRVPQELYAVGVEATVKKSFPLAQARTGAAVVAHTAQGSKVQVLAASIPAKGDRDDVWYLVKSSSGLLGWVRGKALLESTEGLPLAG, from the coding sequence GTGAAGACGTCCCTGCTGGCCGTGCTGTCCTCCGCCGTGCTGCTCGCCGCCGCTCCCGCCGGAGCCCAGCCCGGGGCGACGAATGACGCGCCCGTGAAGTCCTCCAGCGTGGACCTGGATGGTGACGGCAAGCCCGAAGCGGTGTCGCTGACGCCGGGCGCCGACGGGAAGTTCACGCTGAAGGTCGGCGCCACCACGCTGCAGGGCAACGCGGCCGGCAACGAGGTGAGCGGCTTCACGGTGGTGGACCTGGACACGGGCGACACGTGGAAGGAGCTGCTCGTGCACTCCGTGGGCGACGTGGACGACGACCACCGCTTCTTCCTCTACGGCTACGACGGCAGGGGCGTGAAGGCGCTGGGTGACGTGCGGGCCCTCACGGAGGCGAAGGGCAACGGCATCGTCCTGGTCGATACGTGGATGGGCTTCTGGCACCGGCGGGAGAAGTACGCGCTGGACCGCAAGGCGTGGAAGCTGAACCGCGTGCCGCAGGAGCTGTACGCGGTGGGCGTGGAGGCCACGGTGAAGAAGTCCTTCCCGCTGGCGCAGGCCCGCACCGGCGCCGCGGTGGTGGCCCACACCGCGCAGGGGTCCAAGGTGCAGGTGCTGGCCGCGAGCATCCCGGCGAAGGGCGACCGGGACGACGTCTGGTACCTGGTGAAGTCGTCCAGCGGGCTGCTCGGATGGGTGCGCGGGAAGGCCCTCCTGGAGTCCACGGAGGGCCTGCCGCTGGCGGGCTGA
- a CDS encoding YkgJ family cysteine cluster protein: MPLSTLCLHCGMCCDGTLFTQVPLQPHESGALGQRGLPLTTREDGAVVLPQPCAALNGRCCTAYTDRPEACRRYRCQLLNALAEGEVSLDEAKGVVDAAHARVEAVARSLPPPEGGVAAAPASMMRRARAEAAALSPEAREALTQAEAFLDRHFRGRFRHSG, translated from the coding sequence ATGCCCCTGTCCACCCTCTGCCTCCACTGCGGCATGTGCTGTGACGGCACCCTCTTCACCCAGGTGCCGCTCCAACCCCATGAGTCGGGGGCGCTGGGCCAACGTGGGTTGCCTCTCACCACCCGAGAAGACGGCGCCGTGGTGCTGCCCCAGCCATGCGCGGCGCTGAACGGCCGGTGTTGCACCGCTTATACGGATCGTCCGGAGGCCTGCCGCCGCTACCGCTGCCAGCTCCTGAACGCGCTCGCTGAAGGGGAGGTGTCCCTGGACGAGGCGAAGGGGGTGGTGGACGCCGCGCACGCGCGGGTGGAGGCGGTGGCGCGCTCGCTGCCCCCGCCGGAGGGCGGCGTGGCGGCGGCTCCGGCTTCGATGATGCGCAGGGCGCGGGCGGAGGCGGCCGCGTTGTCACCGGAGGCCCGCGAGGCGCTGACGCAGGCGGAGGCCTTCCTGGACCGGCACTTCCGGGGGCGCTTCCGCCATTCGGGGTGA
- a CDS encoding PilZ domain-containing protein: protein MHTDTQDAPAGRETLLGYRVGTELSAAASFGADFSPGRLVQLSLEHLTLHLESRTVPRKGQAASVVVGEGERWATALDAEVIGVNDARPEVSLRFVAPPLDAGRRIVGLLESLRDNGLLLTPETRPVWREQIDRADRVARICEALASRQARGVLRTQDGQRVEVTASFFEPLQDMFGWRLHGALPPGPFTVEAFGYSSVVHLQGEAARVEGELLVMPVPTSIVRFRHRWLRRTQASPSCTLDFDHPLWPQVHVSRGLLDVSYEGLSFLTEPGEDLMYPGLRLPVVEVALEGHAPVRLRAEVRNISSTPNGRRCGVCVRPLDAEGARAWRALVEAQAHPTTKVEGDWNDSTWKLFERSGYFRLPGKEPEKFTSLREQFEQTQDKLQEQPRLGYRVVRPADDGVEATLSVLKPYAGSWMAHQLARHQPVNSRSTAREALRDIYLRGYEPTQADPEVKWFFAYCEANVRWVRYTKFDFATWYAHTGQTCLVPFRLMEGEVDGTWTAPAGIQLDAPTAEERARFFTQVATTRPEAYREALDLVPERFDLSAMRTGWGEAGLSRERELVVARHEGRAVALAVFESAQPGLNLFNVLDGVRLVPLEDDARPEVQDAFVALLGRAAEWYRARDRKVFVHYVEGACVEYAERASLADLGEGKLWVMSARLLPEFLEHLCESTTPRAA from the coding sequence ATGCACACGGACACTCAAGACGCGCCGGCTGGCCGCGAGACCCTTCTCGGATATCGGGTGGGGACGGAGTTGAGCGCGGCGGCGTCGTTCGGAGCGGACTTCTCGCCTGGGCGTCTGGTGCAGCTGTCCCTGGAGCACCTCACGCTCCACCTGGAGTCACGCACCGTGCCCCGCAAGGGACAGGCCGCGTCCGTGGTGGTGGGTGAGGGCGAACGCTGGGCCACCGCGCTGGACGCGGAGGTGATTGGCGTCAACGACGCGCGGCCGGAGGTGAGCCTGCGCTTCGTCGCGCCGCCGCTGGACGCGGGCCGCCGCATCGTGGGGCTCCTGGAGTCGCTGCGCGACAACGGCCTGCTGCTCACGCCGGAGACGCGGCCGGTGTGGCGTGAGCAGATCGACCGCGCGGACCGCGTGGCGCGCATCTGTGAAGCGCTCGCCTCGCGCCAGGCCCGCGGCGTGCTGCGCACCCAGGACGGCCAGCGCGTGGAGGTCACCGCGTCCTTCTTCGAGCCCCTCCAGGACATGTTCGGCTGGCGCCTGCACGGCGCGCTCCCCCCCGGCCCCTTCACGGTGGAGGCCTTCGGCTACAGCAGCGTGGTGCACCTGCAGGGCGAGGCCGCGCGCGTGGAGGGTGAGCTGCTGGTGATGCCGGTGCCCACGTCCATCGTGCGCTTCCGCCACCGCTGGCTGCGCCGCACGCAGGCGAGCCCGTCCTGCACGCTGGACTTCGACCACCCGCTCTGGCCGCAGGTGCACGTCAGCCGCGGCCTGCTGGATGTCTCCTATGAGGGCCTGTCCTTCCTCACCGAGCCCGGCGAGGACCTGATGTACCCGGGCCTGCGCCTGCCGGTGGTGGAGGTGGCGCTGGAGGGCCACGCGCCGGTGCGCCTGCGCGCGGAGGTGCGCAACATCTCCAGCACGCCCAACGGCCGCCGCTGCGGCGTGTGCGTCCGTCCGCTGGACGCGGAAGGGGCCCGGGCGTGGCGCGCGCTGGTGGAGGCGCAGGCCCACCCGACGACGAAGGTGGAGGGCGACTGGAACGACTCCACCTGGAAGCTCTTCGAGCGCTCCGGCTACTTCCGCCTGCCGGGCAAGGAGCCGGAGAAGTTCACCAGCCTGCGCGAACAGTTCGAGCAGACGCAGGACAAGCTCCAGGAGCAGCCCCGGCTGGGCTACCGCGTGGTGCGCCCCGCGGACGACGGCGTGGAAGCGACGCTGTCCGTGCTCAAGCCCTACGCGGGCAGCTGGATGGCGCACCAGCTGGCCCGGCACCAGCCCGTTAACAGCCGCTCCACCGCGCGCGAAGCGCTGCGCGACATCTACCTGCGCGGCTACGAGCCCACGCAGGCGGACCCGGAGGTGAAGTGGTTCTTCGCCTACTGCGAGGCGAACGTGCGCTGGGTGCGCTACACCAAGTTCGACTTCGCCACCTGGTACGCGCACACCGGCCAGACGTGCCTGGTGCCCTTCCGCCTGATGGAGGGCGAGGTGGACGGCACCTGGACCGCGCCCGCCGGCATCCAGTTGGACGCGCCCACCGCGGAGGAGCGCGCGCGCTTCTTCACGCAGGTGGCCACCACCCGCCCGGAGGCCTACCGCGAGGCGCTGGACCTGGTGCCGGAGCGCTTCGACCTGAGCGCCATGCGCACCGGCTGGGGTGAAGCCGGGCTGTCCCGCGAGCGGGAGCTGGTGGTGGCCCGTCACGAGGGCCGCGCCGTCGCGCTGGCGGTGTTCGAGTCCGCGCAGCCGGGCCTCAACCTCTTCAACGTGCTGGACGGCGTGCGCCTGGTGCCCCTGGAGGACGACGCGCGCCCGGAGGTGCAGGACGCGTTCGTGGCGCTGCTGGGCCGCGCGGCGGAGTGGTACCGCGCGCGCGACCGCAAGGTGTTCGTCCACTACGTGGAGGGCGCGTGCGTGGAGTACGCGGAGCGCGCGTCGCTGGCGGACCTGGGCGAGGGCAAGCTGTGGGTGATGTCCGCCCGACTGCTCCCGGAGTTCCTGGAGCACCTGTGCGAGTCCACCACGCCTCGCGCCGCCTGA